One genomic window of Bradyrhizobium sp. CCGE-LA001 includes the following:
- a CDS encoding acyl-CoA dehydrogenase family protein, translating into MSSPAKMISRDWLDWPFFEPRHRAVCEALDRFVTQGGLDGVDHSDVDAACRKLVRALGSAGLLDCAVAAPDGDAASIDSRSICLSRETLAYADGLADFAFAMQGLGSGAIALAGSAELRNAVLPKVRSGEWLAAFALSERDAGSDVAAMSCTAREDGDSYVLDGEKTWISNGGIADVYTLFARTGEAPGARGISAFAVFPDDPGFSVAERIDIVAPHPLATLRLDECRIPIGRRLGAAGGGFKIAMQTLDIFRASVAAAALGFARRALEEARLHAQTRRMFGTTLSDLQLTQAALGDMATETDAAALLTYRAAWRRDVQKLSTTREAAMAKLAATETAQRVVDRAVQMFGGRGVRKGEIVESLYREVRALRIYEGATEVQKLIVARELLRPR; encoded by the coding sequence ATGAGCTCACCGGCAAAGATGATCTCCCGGGACTGGCTGGACTGGCCGTTCTTCGAGCCGCGTCATCGCGCCGTCTGCGAGGCGCTCGACCGTTTCGTCACGCAGGGCGGACTTGATGGGGTCGACCACAGCGACGTCGACGCTGCCTGTCGCAAGCTCGTGCGCGCGCTCGGCTCGGCCGGACTGCTGGATTGCGCAGTTGCCGCACCCGATGGTGATGCGGCCAGCATCGATTCCCGCTCGATCTGCCTGTCGCGCGAGACTTTGGCCTATGCCGATGGACTCGCCGATTTCGCATTCGCCATGCAGGGGCTCGGATCCGGAGCCATCGCGCTTGCCGGCTCGGCGGAGCTGCGGAACGCCGTGCTGCCCAAGGTACGTTCGGGCGAATGGCTGGCCGCATTCGCGCTTTCGGAGCGGGACGCGGGCTCGGATGTGGCGGCGATGAGCTGCACGGCGCGCGAAGATGGCGATAGCTACGTGCTGGACGGCGAGAAGACCTGGATTTCGAATGGCGGGATCGCCGACGTCTACACGCTGTTCGCGCGAACCGGCGAGGCGCCGGGCGCGCGCGGCATCTCGGCCTTCGCAGTGTTCCCGGATGATCCTGGCTTCAGCGTGGCCGAGCGCATCGACATCGTCGCGCCGCACCCGCTCGCAACCCTGCGCCTGGACGAGTGCCGCATTCCGATCGGCCGTCGTCTCGGAGCGGCAGGCGGCGGCTTCAAGATCGCGATGCAGACCCTCGATATCTTCCGGGCCTCGGTCGCCGCTGCGGCGCTCGGGTTCGCCAGGCGGGCGCTGGAGGAGGCGCGACTGCACGCGCAGACACGGCGCATGTTCGGGACGACGCTGTCGGACCTGCAACTGACCCAGGCCGCACTCGGCGACATGGCGACCGAAACGGACGCGGCGGCGCTGCTGACCTATCGCGCCGCATGGCGCCGCGACGTCCAGAAGCTTTCCACCACGCGTGAGGCGGCGATGGCGAAGCTGGCCGCCACGGAAACCGCCCAGCGCGTCGTCGATCGCGCGGTGCAGATGTTCGGTGGTCGGGGC
- a CDS encoding ABC transporter substrate-binding protein, with protein MSKCSVGLLALSSLFLSGAAIAQEKIKVGVTATLEGTYTVLGEDGMRGHQTALNVLGKKIGDKELEFIVASTDATPDSAVRAVRKLIEQDKVQILLSPLSGDEGIAVKNFAKTHPELTFINAASGAQETTYVDPAPNFFRYNMDGAQWQVGLGKYAYEEKKYRKIATVGEDYSFIYTQVFGLVLEFCGAGGQVTNRQWVPLGTKDFASVIAALPDDVDAIYLGLGGADAVNFLNQYQQAGGKAHLMGGSIMIDQTILSSKGNAKNALVGTIAASGQADTWEDPGWQKFVKAYQDAFPPNKRFPSPSLLATNYYDSTMALILALRQVNGDLSNNQAKFKEALAKIEIDAPNGKIKLDSNRQAIGTNFVTEVVDDGKGALFSKVVKVIPNVNQTLGYDPAVFSKIGLPSRTVPECKKY; from the coding sequence ATGTCCAAATGCAGTGTGGGGCTGCTCGCGCTGAGCAGCCTGTTTCTTTCAGGCGCCGCGATCGCTCAGGAGAAGATCAAGGTTGGCGTGACCGCAACGCTCGAAGGCACCTATACGGTGCTCGGCGAGGACGGCATGCGCGGCCATCAGACCGCCCTCAACGTGCTCGGCAAGAAAATCGGCGACAAGGAGCTCGAATTCATCGTCGCCTCGACCGACGCAACGCCGGACTCCGCCGTGCGGGCCGTGCGCAAGCTGATCGAGCAGGACAAGGTGCAGATCCTGCTGTCGCCGCTCTCCGGCGACGAAGGCATCGCAGTGAAGAACTTCGCAAAAACCCACCCCGAGCTGACCTTCATCAACGCGGCCTCCGGCGCCCAGGAAACGACTTACGTCGATCCCGCCCCGAACTTCTTCCGCTACAACATGGACGGCGCGCAGTGGCAGGTGGGCCTCGGCAAATACGCCTACGAGGAGAAGAAGTATCGCAAGATCGCGACCGTCGGCGAAGACTATTCCTTCATCTACACGCAGGTCTTCGGCCTCGTGCTTGAATTTTGCGGCGCGGGCGGACAGGTCACGAACCGGCAATGGGTGCCGCTGGGAACGAAAGACTTCGCCTCCGTCATCGCCGCCCTGCCCGACGACGTCGATGCCATCTATCTCGGCCTTGGCGGCGCGGATGCCGTCAACTTCCTCAATCAGTACCAGCAGGCCGGCGGCAAGGCCCATCTGATGGGCGGTTCCATCATGATCGATCAGACCATCCTGTCGTCGAAGGGCAACGCCAAGAATGCCTTGGTCGGCACCATCGCGGCGAGCGGCCAGGCCGACACCTGGGAGGATCCGGGCTGGCAGAAGTTCGTGAAGGCCTATCAGGACGCCTTCCCACCCAACAAGCGCTTCCCGAGCCCGTCGCTGCTCGCAACCAACTACTATGATTCGACCATGGCGCTGATCCTCGCGCTGCGCCAGGTCAACGGCGACCTCTCCAACAACCAGGCGAAGTTCAAGGAAGCGCTGGCGAAGATCGAGATCGATGCGCCGAATGGGAAGATCAAGCTCGACTCCAACCGCCAGGCGATCGGCACCAACTTCGTCACCGAGGTGGTCGACGATGGCAAGGGCGCGCTGTTCAGCAAGGTCGTCAAGGTGATCCCGAACGTGAACCAGACGCTTGGCTACGATCCGGCGGTGTTCTCCAAGATCGGATTGCCAAGCCGGACCGTACCGGAATGTAAGAAATACTGA